A window of Desulfobulbus oralis genomic DNA:
AAGGGACTGCTTCCCTAGTGAGCGGATACGAGGGGCGGAAGAAAGCATACACTGCGGGTTCATGAGGTGCCTTGCAGAACGGTTGTCGCATATTGCATGCGCGTTGGCGGACGAGAAGCCTGCACCGGGACGCTTCAATGTTGATCGGCAATGTACAATGATTCAGCACCCAACATGAAACAATTATTTAAAAAAAAAAGCACCTGGCGTCAAGCTCTAAAGTGTGGGATATCCTGGGCCTGCCGACGTTCCAAGCCCTTGGCTGGCAGGGGCAGGAGCAGGAAAGCAGTGCCCCGCACAGTGCGCGAAAGGAGGGATCTGCAAGTTGCAATTTGAGTACTGGGCACCTGATCAAACATCGTATTTGTGCGCTTGTGCAGTCGTCCTGGGGCACTGGCAATCAGTTGCTCCGTTCTCTTTGAAAACTGCCGCCCTTTGGAAAATATTGTCGCAAAAATCTATTGTTCTTTTCATGCGTGCTGCGCGCCACCTCGCCGCCGCTGTAATCTCACAGGTCCGCTATCCGTTCCGGGTACGGGCGCGGCGATGCAATGCCCGGGACAGCGTTTCAGGCCTTCGCCAGCCGCAGACCTAGCTGGTAGGCTTTTTCCAAATCACGCGGGAACTGTTGTTCATGCACCCGCTTTTTGCTCTCCGGGTCAAACATCCCATGCATGTATTGGGAATAATCTTTGAACTGTAAAGTATCATTGATGGTCATCCATTCGGATGGACCGTGCAGAAGCATGCCCAGATATTTAACATAATTTTTGATGATTGCATGATAACCAAATTCTTCCATGATCTGTGCATCTACGTTCATGGTACATATAAGCCCACTGGCAATTTTCCCCTTGAATTTGCTGATTTCATTCTGGTTGTATGTAGAATTCATGAAGAGCAGTCGTTCAAAAAAAGCAATCATGGACGATTCAATGTTACTGAAATATATTGGTGTTCCCAGAATCAATACGTCTGACTGCATAACTTC
This region includes:
- a CDS encoding flavodoxin family protein gives rise to the protein MKKVLGINASPRKNWNTAQAVGKALEGATAVGAETKMIHLYSLNFKGCSSCFACKLLHNNAEICVLKDDLQPILVEVMQSDVLILGTPIYFSNIESSMIAFFERLLFMNSTYNQNEISKFKGKIASGLICTMNVDAQIMEEFGYHAIIKNYVKYLGMLLHGPSEWMTINDTLQFKDYSQYMHGMFDPESKKRVHEQQFPRDLEKAYQLGLRLAKA